The sequence below is a genomic window from Monodelphis domestica isolate mMonDom1 chromosome 2, mMonDom1.pri, whole genome shotgun sequence.
CCAGGTTGAGACAAGCCCCAGGggcaggactggaacccaggccTTCCCAGTGCTTGCCACTGTCCTATGCAGCACAAAGGCAGACCCAAAGCGGAGGGCCAGCAGTGCTCAGCTGGGATGACAGTGGCACGTCTCCCAGGAACAGATGTGAGCTTAATGAACCCCCAAACAGGTCACAGAATTTTGGGACAACCTGGAGACACCAGCAGGCTTCATGGAGGTGGCACGGGCCAGGAGGCAGGCCCATGTGGGAGGCATCTATCTGGTGCCACAGAGAGGGGGCTCACAGGAGGCGGCAATGGCAACCTCTGTGTTCTGAGGAACGAGGGCTTGGATGTGGGCAATGCTGGGGAGCCACTCTTGGGGTCTGCATGGGGAAGAACTGGAAGGGTCCAAGCTCTGCTTTGGGGCACCCCAAGATTGATAACGAGGGGAGGGCTGGAGGGAGCCTGTGGGGTCCAGAGGACACATCTGGCCACAGGGACAAGGAGGGATGTCCCCGAAGTTCTACCCTTCCCCCAACCTTAATGTGTCCCTTTTAGCTCCATATTGAACTCCAATGAGACCCAGAAGGCCTGCAGAATGGCTTCCGTGCTTCACTCTGGAGGGTGCCGTGAAGACTTCTGGGAACATGAAAAGGAGAGCCTGGTGGGAAGCTCAGGAAGGCTGTGGGGGACACCTCAGAGGAGCCCCATGGCACATGCTGGCTACCTAACCTCAGTCCCCTCAAACTTACTGTACCCCAAAGTCTGCCTTTGTGACTGGGCACCCTGCTCGAATGGCCACAGGCATAACCAGCTATGAGGTACTGGAGTCCTCcagtgtgatgctgggcaaatcacttcattataAACTCTCCCCCTCAATAGGCATCAAGTccttgccaggcactgtgctaagggttcGGAAAGCTCCACTCCTGCTGCCTCCCCTCTCTTACCTCCAACCTGAGGGTCCAAGTTTGAATCGCACCCTGATAATTGGCCTTCGAGGCCTGCTGAGAGTTCATTGCTCTGGAGTCTGGCTGCCCCGGGCACAGGCCACCTCAAGCCTTTCTACAGGGAGGAGGAGTTGTCTGCACCAGCTCAGCCCCTACCCCAAAGACGATGATGGGTTCCCAGTCAGTCTCCAGATCAGTGGCACCAGCACCAGTGACAGGCCATGTTGTCGGAAAGCTGTGGAGATGCCTGTTGGAATGTGTCCAGGATGGAGGAGGCATTAGCAgaaggggctgggggtggggagggactgAGCCTAGAGAAGTCAGAGCATGTGTGCATGCATTTGTGTGTGGGTACACAGAGAAGCAGAAGGGCACACCAAAACGTCTGCGCCATGGAAGGGGAATTCCTTCTGCTTGGTCCCAGGAGGTAAAACCAGGGAGAGGGAGGCCCGATGAGGCTCAACATCAGGACTGACTCCCCAGCAGTCAGGGCTGTCCCAGAGCAGAGAGGTGGTCAGAGGACCACTTGTTAGGGATGTGGAAGGTGGGACAGAGTCCCTCACCATCCACCAGGCTCCACAGACCAGAAGGAAGATTCTTATCCTCCTGGCTGTCCAGGCTCATCCTCCCAGGGGTATCTGGCCACTCTCTCCACAATCATCTCCTTCCCTTTGTGAAGATAGATTTAACTCTcttattgcctatttttagctaatcaaatcaagaacttaaagtactccTACTTACCATTAAGGATGAGAGTTCAGAAGTCACTTACTGGAATAAGTGACACCTCTAAAGGCCACTGcgcctccctccttctccccttgggcagtgctagacaaactgaaagactgccattggtttcaGTGAAGAAGGGGTGACAGGAAGTAATGTGAAAAGGGTATTAAAAAGAGACCAATATGGTctagcattcattcctttcctggcttctggagagattggttctggagattgattctcttcctggcatttggaggaGGCTgaattggtggaactctggctgaagacaccactgggacttctggTTGAGAATTATCAGGAAATCTACAGGGGGACAAGGGATGTGGGGAAGCCCGTGCAGGGCTGAGCCTCACTTCACTGGAGAAGGGCTAGTAGGCTTgttaaaatctgtctctttagctgcatttttccacctctttgtaaatgaagctgctaaaagtcattttgatttaagctatatttttaaattggcgaccacaatattactttagaattctcatacttatcataaaacctaaatttaaactcttacaccttcctcttcctctcaggGCAGGCCTTCCCTAGACACCTTGTCCCCAGAGGAAAACTAGAGATTTCTTGAAGACAGGTGCTCCTTCTTCTGCCTCCATCTACTCTAATCAATCCACCCAAACCACCCCCAGGCCAGACTAGGTCAGTGTCCTCCCTCAATCAGTATGTCCTCTTGGCTCATCATTCCCAGCATGATGGATTCACAGTCTGTCTAGTCTTTAAATTCTGGCCTGGCATTCACCCAAAAGGAGGAAAGATGAGTGCTAAAACTTCCAAGAGAATACAGAAGGGAAAGTAAGGCAATACCAGATCAAATGAGAATCCTGTGGATTTCTAAGAGAACATGGAACAAGAAGTCCTAGAACACTTCCTAAGAGAAGAAATTAGGAATGACAATATGGTGGAATGTTTATAGCTttcaaagcagaaataatgaacagaatagaAAAACTAGAATCCACAGGGGCTCCAGAAAAGTCAAGAGAGAACAACAGATTTGGAATATGAAAAtgctgaagaagagaaaaaatatggtAGAAGAGGCCAAAagcaatcatttttttaattcctaaaaatatttcttctctctccctcttactgCCCATCCCTCACTTAACCAattaaaaaaacagcaacaaagtAAAACCCAATCTACACACAGTccgaccccccacccccaacaaatGCAGCTTCATTTTGGGTTTTGAGGCCATTAGCTCTAGTGGAGTTGTTTGAACACATGATCTCCATCCAAGCCAGTTACTGACCTTGATGACATCCTACAAGGGAAACGGAAGAATCCTAGGTCTCCTGGAAAAACACAGTAAATGAAAAAGCCCAAGTTCTTTACTGCAGACAACAATACAAGAAAGCTACCCAGAACTTCTGGGTTTAGGAAGCAAAGTACAATCAAAGAACCTACAGGTCACCTccagaagaacagaaaaaaatacaatccAGCATAGTGATTAGAAAGCTGCAAAAGAAACAAAGCACGACACCTACCAAATCATAAAGTACTCAAGTGAACAAAATCCAGGATAGACATCTTAAATGATTCAATCACAGGAAGTGAAAGAGAAGGAACCCGCCCAAAAAAAACGACCAAAGGAAAAGCTTCTGGTCTAGATGGACTGAAAAATTtgatcatattttaaataattttaattgctgGGCAAAAATGATTCCCAACAAGTGAAAAAAATACTCTAGCAAACTTGTTCTAGGAGACAGATACAGTCCCAATACCTAAGCTAGGGAAGGAAAAAGTACAAAAAAGAATGGATTTGTATAAAGAATTACATCTTGGCCAAAAGACTAGCTAAAAGACTGGGGGAAAAAATCGCTTCTCAAGCTGGACATGTGCCTGGCATGCAAGGATGGCCCAACATTAGGAAAATAACCAATATAATAAcccctgtataaatggagatttcgaaccctagacttcaatccccagaagtccttggtagttcccagaattccctataatctctcctgagtcttcaCATTGGCAAGaccacaattggtatttaactggcagtaatgcctcccactctctcttcctttgcaatgatgaagcaagtatagtggtaagctaagtgtggggatttaaatgggctaatcagccatgggcatgtggtttttattttgtatcctcttgatttctaatgaatttcaataaacctcataaaatataatattttttattattagagatataatttaatttttacaccccAAACATTGAAAACCAAAAGCTGACATTTATGAAGAAACTAAAAGGGATTCTCTGCCACCCCCCAACTCCACTGATGACAGGAAACTGTAGTAAGGAAATTAGGATATTGATTAAGCATTAGTTAAGATACTTGAGAAGAGGGGTCTCTGAGATTGCAGGCAAGGCAGGGTACCAGCTATGCCTGAGATCAGAATTTGGAAGGCCAGAAGCAGGAAAAGTTCTGACAGTTTGTTACTGTCACTCGCTCACTGGCTTCAGTTAGTTGAGTCTCTCTCTGACTTCTGGTGAAGGCAGACCTCTCAGACCTTGCTCTCTGCtggtgagagggaagagagaactcTGAAAGCATTTGAAGGTttttacttttcatcttggagaAAGAAGCCGTCAGATCTGCTTTGTTGGAGAACAGTTTGAAGGAGAAAAACTAAAGGTCTGTTTGCCTAGACTCTGGGCCATCTCAGAGTTATCCTCTGTCAACTGTCCTCTGCCATACTGGCCTGACTGACTGTGTTCACTTGGAGACGTCTTTATCAAATTAagctatttatatttaataagggttggggttagggtttaGTCAGACTGTGTGTTCTAAGTGCTAAGCAGTTTTAGGGACGcctgaagaaaatgaaagcttCGCCGTGAGGGGAACGTAGAAGGTGGGGCTATATTTGGTCCCTTTTTAGTGTTAAGGCTTTCCTGGTTACTAACCGCTATGTTCATAActgttaaatataaataagtagAACTCTATGCAAATACTTAGTCTCCAAGCAAGCATATACTGGCCTGGTGAAGGAGTCACTCCTGGCTTTCTTTCACAGTGGGGAGCTGGAAGGTACTTTGTAACCCTTAAGCAAAGCATCCTCCTCAACAACTCTATTATATAACCTTCAAAATGGCGGCAACAGAAATGGCAAATGATAGAAGGGACAAGCAGAAGAAACAGTATCTGAAATGCCATCCAGTCTTAGGCAATCACCAAAGAAACTAGATGAGACAACGAAGAGCTTCTGTACGATTTTCAACTATAAAACAAACTCCCAAAGTCAACCACTTTTCTATAAAAAGCCAAGAGTGGTAATAAAAGGGGAAGCCTCACTCCAAAGAAGTACAGGACGACCGCTCGGTCGATCTGCCAAAGGACGCTCAGTACCTGATGAATCCAATAACAAAAAGATCATCAATCAAAGACAACTTCAATGAAAGCTCCCAGCCGGGCAGTGCCAAAGGTCCGAGTGACCCAGCCACTGAGGCTACCTATCAATCTGGTGCTGGACCGCTCACTTTCCAAAGAGACCCTTTATAGAATCGTCCTGACGTTCCtctggagaaaggaaagattctGGGTATGTGGGGAAATAAGGCAGGAAGCAAGTAGCAATCCATACCATTGCCAGACCTCACTCTGCCAGTGGGCCACAGTTAGCAAACAAAACTATCTGCGGAGCAGGCTAGAACGAGGACGAGGCACAGCTTGCACCTGGATAGCCCTTTAAAGGATGGGAAGCTCTCTGCACACAATTTCTCACTTCCTTCTCTTGATGACAATTGTCCCTGTTTTACAAGGGAGGAAATCAAGGCTGAGCTGAGGGTTCTGAGGGCAGGTGATAACTCAGGCTTTCCAGAGTCCAAGTTCAACACTTGGGCCGCTCACTGAACACCAAACTGCCTAGACTGGTCAAaggagagtcagaaaaaaaaggcCTCAATAAGCCCAGAGAACATTCTGGCAGAAAATGAGGCTTGGACCGGTGCCTTCCACTGTATTCTAACATCACTCAATCAGCGACCAGGCGCCTCCCTTTTCAAAGCCACGACGAGGAGGCGGATTCGTGAGGAACCAAAAAGCCCAATAATCTGAGTCTGTCCATGCGATGGGAAAACGTGACTGAACGAGAAGGCCtttaggggaagggaggaagcaagtGGCCAGTGACGTCACTGGTCCGACTTCAAAGACTCCAAGCCACAGACCAAAGCAGGGCAAATGAACTCTGCCAAAGAGCAGTGGAGGTCACTGTGACGAGGACAGAGGCCCAGTGGCTGCCGCCCAGGGGACCTCTGCCCTCAAAATCAACTCCCTCGAGAGGTCAAGAGGAAAAGGCCCCACAGCCACTGACAGGCACAAACCAGAATCCTGCTGGCCAATGGTTGGGCACGTTGGTGGCACTTTGGGAGGCTGGGACAGGTCTGGGAACGCACCTGCAGGGATGGCCACGTCCACAGCTAGGACGGGCATCCGCCTGAAAGGCTGAAGATGGAAGTGGCCCCTCTCTGCTGCGGAGGCACCTGTGAGCtccactgggggtgggggtgggggtggaatgaTGCCTGTGCAGTAGAAAAGGACAAACGCTGCCTCCACATCCCGGGGGAGCTTCGCTCTGCTCCCAGCCTGGGGCCTCCCTTTCTGAGTGTGTTCCAGGCCGTCTGGGGAAGGCGGAGGGACCTCATTTTGGGGGTCTGAAttctaaaaacaattaaaaagaaaaaagagaaggaaacactGACTTTCAGTTTGCATTTGGGGCAGGGGATGAGGGCCAGGAGGCAGGAAGGCCCCGGTCCATTATGGCccgacactcactagctgtgtggctctgggcaagtcacgcgCCACtgcgggcctcagtttcctcctgtcaAAGAAGCTGGAGAAGATCATGGCAGGCTAAGCCCAAGTGGATCCGGGAGTCTGCTAGGCCTGCAGTACATTCCGGGGACAAGACGccagggggaaactgaggccgaaCAAGCTCAGGAGCTTCACCAGGCCAGGAGCCCCCTCACTTCCACAGCGCCCTCCTCGGCCTTCCCCAAGTTACTCCTGAGGGAGCTGGAAGGGGGTCTGAGAAATCCACCATCCCCGCCCGGCTCCAGCCTTCCCAGCTCACCCTCCGCTCCTCCAGGCGGCAACTCCTGGGCCAGCCCCTCGGGCTCCACCTTCACGGGAGGGGGCAAGTACGGCCTGGGGGCCCCAGGCTCCTCGAGCGTCAGCATCTGCGGGgggaacagacagacagagcggATGGGGGTCAGGGAAAGCGGAGGAAAAACAGGCCCCTCACAAAGGGCCCTTGGATCCTCCTCCCACCCACCGCAGGTCCAAAAGGAGACTGGGCGCCCTGCCCCCAGCCGCTACCCTCCCCCGCCCCACCGAGGGGACCGGCAGGGTCTCACCTGTCGGGGTCGTGGGGCCCCAAGGGCTGCCATTCGTCTAACCTGGTCTGGGGGTTACCCGACCCCACGGGAGGAGGCGGGGCAAATCCAGGTGCAGCAGACAGCAGAGGGGCCCCACTCGGGATGCACGCCCACAAACCACGTGCACCCAGCAAGAGGCACTGACAGGAAGTGCCCAGTTTGCTCTTGGGTACATGGGGAGCAAGGCTACTCCCCCGAACGTAGCCGTCCCCCCTAAGATCCCATTTCCGGGGCGCTCTAGGATGCTGGGAGGCCATTCGGTGTCAGTGGTTTGGTCGAGGGTCGGGGGGAGGGGCATACTGGATCACGTGGGCCCGCGGCTCCTCCTTCACTTCCGGGCCACTCTTGGATATTGCGTCTCCATGATAAGATTCCAGGGAGAGGGGCGGGGCTGCACGTTGGGTCACGTAGGCGCCCCCTCCCTCCCACTGAGGACACTTCCTGCTGCTCTAGGATACCTGGAGTCCTCGCCATCTCGTTGGTTCGGAACCAGGGTGGGCTTCCTTGCCCAGCCCAGGGGGAGGGGCTAATAGAATTCCTCCGAGGCGCCCCCTCCCTGGGTGACCACAGCCTGTCCAGGGGCACCCCCTCTCTCATTTCTCAGCCTGGGGAGGCCCTGACCTTGCCAAAGATCCTGGTGCCctaaggctgggggggggggggggaaagggcaGCTGACTAGACGAGGGGACTGCTCTGATCCCAGGGTGCTGGGCAGGGCTCAGAGGGTGACTGTAGACCTTAGGGTGCTGATCGGAGGTGCAGGGGTGACTCAGAACCCAGTCTGGTTATTGGACCGCTCCAAGGTCAAGGCGGAAGGACAGGTCCCCGCCTCCCCCCGCCCTCTGGGAGGCGCTATTGGTGCGTGCGAATGGCCCCGACACACTGGGAGGACCCAGCAGATCCTGTCACAAGCGTTTATTGAGAAGGGGCGGGGCTGAGGCTGGCGGCTCGGTCAGCGGGTGAAGGCCAGAAGCAGCTGCGAGGACAGAGTGTGTGGGAAGGCGTCCACCGGCACGGCTCGGCCCAGCACGAAAGGCTCTCCCTGGGGGTCCTGGCCGCCAGGCACCGGACAGCACAGCCTGCAGGTGGACACGGAGGCCCTCGTCAGCCCCGGGacgcccccgccccgccccccgccccgGCCCGGCCTCACTCACTGCTCAAAGGCGTCCATGTCCTCCCTGTGGGGCCGGCTGGAGACAAACACCAGCGTGCGGATGGCTGGGCAGCCTCGGACGGCCCGGAGGACCCTGGGAGCTGCGGGCAGAGACAGGGCAGAGACTGGCAGAGCCCGGCTGGgccgggaggggggaggggcgggggcgggggcgagGGCGGTGCTTACACAGGGCGGCGCCTGCCGGGTCCAGGAGCACCACTAGGGCCAGGCTGTCCCCTTCGGCCTTCCGGATCTGAGCCACCGCCTTGTCCACGTCCCACCGCCGGCATTCCCAGTTGGTGATCCCTGCAGGACACGGGCTGCCCTTCACCCCCTGCCCTCCCTGGAAGGGGGGGCCACGTCCCCCCCCTCGGCACTGGGCTCTCGGGGCCCCCCAGGGCAGATGAGGGGGGCCAGCAGGGTACCGTTGAAGGCGGAGCTCCACCTGGCGTCTTCCACAGCCTGCCCGGCCAGCTGCACACTCCAGACGTGGGCTGCGCGCCGCGCCAGGGAGAGGCCGGTGGCACCTGTGCAGAGGAGGCCGGAGGCTCAGCCCCGCCCCCTGCCCCCCTCCAGCCCCCCCTGCCGGCCCCGCCCCccgccagccccccccccccccacgctcACCTGTGCCTCGGCTGAGGTCCAGGACGGCCGCGCTCCCGTCGGCTCCGCTCAGCTCCGCCACCAGCCGGCACACAGCCTCGGCGGCCCCCGTGTTCGGGGGGAAGAAGGCCCCGGGAGAGACGCGCAGCCGCAGGCCCAGGACGTCCTCCAGCACGTGGGGCTCCCCGGCCACGAGCTCATAGCGCGGGAAGCCCGAGAGCCCGGGGCCGGGGGCGGCactggagacagacagacagacagacgtgTCCTGGGGGTCTGGGGGGCCTCCagccgcgccccccccccccgcgcccAGCCCCCCCTCACCTCTCCTTCAGGTACAGCGAGGTCAGGCCGCACGCCGCTCCCGGCCCCGACGTGAAGAAGTCCCGCACTCGCTCCTTGTGGGTCCTCACGGCCTCCTGCCACGGGGAGGAGCTGGTACCGCCGGGCACCGCCCCGGGCCTCCCgccacccccccccacccagggctcctacctggctcagccCCTGAGCGTGAAAAGTGACGATGGCCATCCGGTGCCCCTGCAGGCCCGTCCGCACGCGGAGCCGCCGCCAGGGGCCGAGCCCGGGAGGGCTGAGGCCGGGCTGCGCCGGGGTCTGCCGCAGAAACGCCTCGTAGCACTGCAAGAGccggaggcagggaggaaggaccCTGGCGATCCGGGCTCCCTTACACggaccttcccttcctccccctccccctaccTGGGCAACCTGGAGGTGGCTGGCAGGAAGAGCCCTCAGCCGGTCGGCGGGCACGCAGAAAATCTCCTTCCCTGAGGAAAGACGGGCGCCGTTCTGGGCCAAAGGCTTCCCAGCAGGGGGCCCTGAGGCCAGACGCCCACGAGGTTCCAGGATAGGGACCCCTCCTTCTGATGCCCCCATTAGTCTGTCTGCTCTTCCCCAAACTTAGAGCTTGTGGgctgcctcctccaggaagcccttcCGGATTGCCTTAAAAACTGGTCACACCCTCTACCTCTTCCCTGGCTCCTGTTCTAACCCCAGAAGGGCAGTCCGGGCCTAATGGGGGTCCAGAGTGAGGACGGGAGCTGGGCAGGGCCCAGGGAGCCCCCAGACTCACCTCCAGGGGATCTCAGGAAGCAGCCCACAGTCTGGGGGTGGCCGTCTGGGCCTCTGTTTACAGAGAAGACAGACTTGTTCCGGTACCCCTCGATGACAggctggggaggaagaggaggcgcCGCTCAGCCCCCAAGGCTGGAGGGCGCCAGCCAGGGGCCGAGCTGGGGGGGGCAACAAGGCACTCACGGAGGGCACGAAAGGCTGCAGGAGGGCGCCCAGCCCTCTGGGCTCCCCGGAAGCACCGCCTGGCGAGTGGAGGCGACTCTGGAGCTGCTCCAGGCTCTTCTTGAGCACCTCAAACTTGACCTGGACACGGAGGGGGTCCGGAGCTCGAAGCACGCCGCAGGCTGCCACCAAACCATCCCGCCCTGGGGTGGGGCCCCCCCTTCTGGTGACCCCGGGGCGGAGCGGGGCTAAGCGCGGGGACCCAGGCCCGGGGGACGAGGGGCGCCCCACCTTCAGCTGCTCCTCGTAGTTCAGTCTCCAGAGGGGCAACAGCTGGTCTGCCAACCTGAAAGCCATCCAGACCGGAGCTCCGCCCACGGACCCGCCCACTTCCCCGCCAGGAGTCGCCAGCAGCGTGCGGCCCGCGGGATCGCCTTCTCCCCTGCTCTCGGGCCTCCCCAGCCCTAACGCAGGCGGAACTCTGGACGCTCGGCTCGGCCCCccgaacccccccccccccagtttaaaACTCGGCagcccgccccgccccgcccccaccTCCATCTGGCCTCCTCCGACCGCGCAGCGGACTCGGCCTCACCTCTCCTGCCAAAAGCCCAGCGCCTGGCCTGGCGCCACCTGTGGCCGGCGCGTTTCTCCTTCTCCCGGCCTCGGTTCCGACGCTGCCGGGCGCTGGAAGTGTTCCGCCCCGGCGGAGGCCAGCGCCGCCCGGAGCTGCACGCCGGGGCCCCGGGCACACGGGAGCAGCCGCAGGTTCTCTCTGGAAGCAAGAGCCCGGGGGGCCAGGACGGACGTGGGGCAGGCCATGGCGCCCCTCGGCACAGAGCGGCTCGTCCCCGCCGGGGGCCGGGCCGCACGCCGAACGAACGGGGCAGCGGCTTCCGGGCGTGCCGGGGCGTGCCCACGCCCACCCCTCCTCCCCCTGGCTCCGCTAGAGCGGCGGGAATGAAGGCAGGGCGGAGGCCCGGGTCAGCCTGGGGCTCCGCGCAGCGTCTTTTTCCGCGGGCCGTCTGGCTACTCCGGACGCACCGGAGATCCCTTCCTCCCCCGCGGCAGCTGCGTGTCCCGCTCTGAGGCCGCTGTCGGCCCAGCCAGAACCAGGACCGAGACGTTGCCCTCACCGAAAGGGCTGCTGGGAAGAAACTTTCCAGCCTCTTTTTGGCCCTGTGCGGGGCCTCCCTACCCGGGCATCTACTTCTCCCACGTCCGCCCTCGAGTGTTTATGGGCACCTCTGCAATCACTAGACGTGGGCCAGAGTCGGCCTGACCTCCTCGGGTCGCAtctcttcagttttcttcagGAAACTTGCCTGGAAGACGCCCCCATCCCCCACCTGCCCGCTTTATCTTCTGGGACTTTCTGTCCCTTACTTGAGAGTGACGGGAGTGTGACCGGAGCAGACGCGCTTCCAGCCCAGCCCCCACAGTCACCGAGGGGAGCAATCCTGGCGCCGCCAACTGGCCACACAGGCTGCTACCAGCAGCCAATAGGCAGGCCTGGGAGCTCCACCCTTGGCCAGCCATTCCCGACTACTGTTAACCAGCAAGGAGGTGGCCTGTGCCCAGCGGGCCATGGCAGTCCCTTTAGATTCACAGGAGGCAGCCTGGGAGAGAGCACCGGGCAGTGTCCTTGGGCAGCTCATCCACCCGGAACTTGCCTGGATCGGTCTACACCTCCTTTCTGTCCTCCTGCTGTATGGCCAGATGGTGAGTCTGCCCAGGAACTGGGCTCCACTGGGGCCACATCATTGGCTTTTTCTGGAGGCCCCTCCTCTTGGAGGAGGTCTCGTGGCTGGAAGCGGAGCTACATtgaatcttctgggaaggccccttggccaaggccagGCTGGAGAagatcttcccttttctctctctctcccattcctcatttcttccttctattttaaataaGCCACCATTAAattccatcctgacttgagtatttcattggcatttagaatttaaatccctggcgaccaacaaaaaatatattcagtctcaaccctaaaattgaCCCTTAACATTAGAATGGTTTTTGTTTGTCCTTGTTTTCATCCATATTCACAGATAAAATGGACTGCATTGGGAATGGACAGAAATGCTGAGGACTCATGTGGGTTCATTCTGACATCTGTGACTTGGCCAAAGTGATTGTTTCTCAGGAGTTTTTGCTTTGGTGACGttgtgtgcctcttttaccaactgGTCAATTCTCCTTCTTAAGGAGATCTTCtctccagtatttttgtgcctttcCCCCCAAACTGTTAATCTACTTTTTAACAATGTTTCCTTTTTCCTCAATAACATGTAAACATaattttcaacatttaaaaacaaatttgagtcccaaattccctcctttcctccctccaaccCCTTACCCACTCCCTGAGGGAGTAAGAAATTTGATATGGATTTTACccgtgcaatcatgtaaaacattttcccacaatagttcttttgtggaagaaaatttgaacagaaaaaaatgaagaaagtaaaatgtAGCATGTTTTAGCCTGCATTCAgattccttcacttctttctgtGGAGAGagagtatttttccttatgaatcctttggaattgtcttggatcactggattgctgagaacagctaagCCATTCACAATTATTGATCATATAGTATCGCTGttcctatgtacaatgttctcctggatcttaTAGCACCACAGAATTCCATTACATCATAGACTACAACATGTTTGGCCATCCCCCAActtatgggcatcccctcaattgccaattctttgccaacacaaaaagttgacaaatatttttgtacaaatgggccCTTTTTCGACCCCCCCCCTCaaaatctccttgggatacaCAGCCCCTGAGTCAAAGGATACACACACTTGTATAGTCTTTTGGTCATCGTTCCAAATTGCTCACCTCTACCCAACAGTGCATGTTAAtctacattttaataattttcttgcgTTGCTCTCATCCCCCTCACCCCTGCAATTTCCCCTTGTTCTTATTTGATGAAAACAAATTTTTGggctcttttaaaattttttccttttgctcATCTAGAAATTCTCTTAGGTTTATATGTCCAATCTGcacttttcttt
It includes:
- the LOC103095762 gene encoding uncharacterized protein LOC103095762 isoform X4, coding for MPLPPTLDQTTDTEWPPSILERPGNGILGGTATFGGVALLPMYPRANWALPVSASCWVHVVCGRASRVGPLCCLLHLDLPRLLPWGRVTPRPDADARGAWGPQAVLAPSREGGARGAGPGVAAWRSGGFFDRRKLRPAVARDLPRATQLNSDPQNEVPPPSPDGLEHTQKGRPQAGSRAKLPRDVEAAFVLFYCTGIIPPPPPPPVELTGASAAERGHFHLQPFRRMPVLAVDVAIPAGISTAFRQHGLSLVLVPLIWRLTGNPSSSLG
- the LOC100023388 gene encoding tRNA (uracil-5-)-methyltransferase homolog B-like isoform X2 translates to MACPTSVLAPRALASRENLRLLPCARGPGVQLRAALASAGAEHFQRPAASEPRPGEGETRRPQVAPGQALGFWQERLADQLLPLWRLNYEEQLKVKFEVLKKSLEQLQSRLHSPGGASGEPRGLGALLQPFVPSPVIEGYRNKSVFSVNRGPDGHPQTVGCFLRSPGGKEIFCVPADRLRALPASHLQVAQCYEAFLRQTPAQPGLSPPGLGPWRRLRVRTGLQGHRMAIVTFHAQGLSQEAVRTHKERVRDFFTSGPGAACGLTSLYLKESAAPGPGLSGFPRYELVAGEPHVLEDVLGLRLRVSPGAFFPPNTGAAEAVCRLVAELSGADGSAAVLDLSRGTGATGLSLARRAAHVWSVQLAGQAVEDARWSSAFNAPRVLRAVRGCPAIRTLVFVSSRPHREDMDAFEQLCCPVPGGQDPQGEPFVLGRAVPVDAFPHTLSSQLLLAFTR
- the LOC100023388 gene encoding tRNA (uracil-5-)-methyltransferase homolog B-like isoform X1; the protein is MACPTSVLAPRALASRENLRLLPCARGPGVQLRAALASAGAEHFQRPAASEPRPGEGETRRPQVAPGQALGFWQERLADQLLPLWRLNYEEQLKVKFEVLKKSLEQLQSRLHSPGGASGEPRGLGALLQPFVPSPVIEGYRNKSVFSVNRGPDGHPQTVGCFLRSPGGKEIFCVPADRLRALPASHLQVAQCYEAFLRQTPAQPGLSPPGLGPWRRLRVRTGLQGHRMAIVTFHAQGLSQEAVRTHKERVRDFFTSGPGAACGLTSLYLKESAAPGPGLSGFPRYELVAGEPHVLEDVLGLRLRVSPGAFFPPNTGAAEAVCRLVAELSGADGSAAVLDLSRGTGATGLSLARRAAHVWSVQLAGQAVEDARWSSAFNGITNWECRRWDVDKAVAQIRKAEGDSLALVVLLDPAGAALSPRVLRAVRGCPAIRTLVFVSSRPHREDMDAFEQLCCPVPGGQDPQGEPFVLGRAVPVDAFPHTLSSQLLLAFTR